A portion of the Nitratidesulfovibrio termitidis HI1 genome contains these proteins:
- a CDS encoding amino acid ABC transporter permease — translation MALDFKASVMWESVPLLLGGVHLTIIITLGGLAIGFLVGAVTGLAKTARGRLPRALADIYVEAIRGTPLIVQVMFLYFGVPLATGMRIPPVTAGIIAIAVNSGAYIAEIVRGAIESIDVGQTEAGRSIGLTRMQTMLHVVWPQAFRRMIPPLGNQFIISLKDTSLLVVIGVGELTRQGQEIIAVNFRAFEVWLTVAVMYLVMTLSIARALRVYERKLNARAGR, via the coding sequence ATGGCACTGGACTTTAAAGCAAGCGTCATGTGGGAAAGCGTGCCCCTGCTGCTCGGCGGGGTGCACCTGACCATCATCATCACCCTGGGGGGGCTGGCCATCGGCTTTCTGGTGGGCGCCGTCACCGGTCTGGCCAAGACCGCGCGCGGCAGGCTGCCCCGCGCCCTGGCCGACATCTATGTGGAGGCCATACGCGGCACTCCGCTCATCGTGCAGGTGATGTTCCTGTATTTCGGCGTGCCGCTGGCCACGGGCATGCGCATTCCGCCGGTGACGGCGGGCATCATCGCCATTGCCGTCAATTCCGGGGCGTACATCGCCGAAATCGTGCGCGGGGCCATCGAATCCATCGACGTGGGCCAGACCGAGGCGGGGCGCTCCATCGGGCTTACCCGCATGCAGACCATGCTGCACGTGGTATGGCCGCAGGCCTTTCGCCGCATGATCCCGCCGCTGGGCAACCAGTTCATCATCTCTTTGAAGGACACCTCGCTGCTGGTGGTCATCGGGGTGGGCGAACTGACCCGGCAGGGGCAGGAGATCATCGCCGTGAATTTCCGCGCCTTCGAGGTGTGGCTGACCGTGGCCGTGATGTACCTGGTGATGACGCTGAGCATCGCGCGGGCGCTGCGGGTGTACGAACGCAAGCTCAACGCCCGCGCTGGCAGATAG
- a CDS encoding amino acid ABC transporter ATP-binding protein translates to MIEIRNLHKRFGQNEVLRGIDLTVCPGEVVVIIGPSGSGKSTALRCINRLEEITSGKVVVDGHDLYDPATDINYVRTEAGMVFQQFNLFPHMNVLHNVTLGPIRVRRTSRAEADRLGLALLEKVGLADKATAYPDQLSGGQKQRVAIARSLAMQPKVLLFDEPTSALDPELVGEVLEVMRALALEGMTMVIVTHEMGFAREVADRVIFIDQGRIQEEGPPDEFFSAPKNPRLREFLGRVRHA, encoded by the coding sequence ATGATCGAAATCCGCAACCTGCACAAGCGGTTCGGCCAGAACGAGGTGCTGCGCGGCATCGACCTTACCGTCTGCCCCGGCGAGGTGGTGGTGATCATCGGGCCGTCCGGCTCGGGCAAGTCCACGGCGTTGCGCTGCATCAACCGGCTGGAGGAAATCACCTCCGGCAAGGTCGTCGTGGACGGACACGACCTGTACGACCCCGCCACCGACATCAACTACGTGCGCACCGAAGCGGGCATGGTGTTCCAGCAGTTCAACCTGTTTCCGCACATGAACGTGCTGCACAACGTGACCCTTGGCCCCATCCGCGTGCGCCGCACCTCTCGCGCCGAGGCCGACCGGCTGGGCCTGGCCCTGCTGGAAAAGGTGGGCCTGGCCGACAAGGCCACCGCCTACCCGGACCAGCTTTCCGGCGGGCAGAAGCAGCGGGTGGCCATTGCCCGTTCGCTGGCCATGCAGCCCAAGGTGCTGCTGTTCGACGAGCCCACCAGCGCTCTCGACCCCGAACTGGTGGGAGAAGTGCTGGAAGTCATGCGCGCCCTGGCCCTGGAAGGCATGACCATGGTCATCGTCACCCACGAAATGGGCTTTGCGCGCGAGGTGGCCGACCGCGTCATCTTCATCGATCAGGGCCGGATACAGGAAGAAGGCCCGCCGGACGAATTCTTCAGCGCGCCGAAAAACCCGCGCCTGCGCGAATTCCTGGGCCGCGTGCGCCACGCGTAG